In a single window of the Litorilituus sediminis genome:
- a CDS encoding MbnH family di-heme enzyme, with amino-acid sequence MKKPLIILLLLFLASCSQEHQGTPYQWPVIDGFPKPQVPKDNPMTVEKVELGRHLFYEKQLSFNQKQSCAGCHQQDVAFGESIPVSIGSTGQYHRRNSQALVNVAYNKTLTWSHDGITSLEQQILLPMFGEDPIELGITGHENEILARFRQGKYPALFEQAFPGQAISYENIVKALASFVRSLISLNSPFDRYAYYGEDDAISASALKGMELFFSERFECHHCHGGFNFTQSTSHEKQLIDRRPFHNTGLYNSKAEQGYPKKDKGLAEITTLARDDGRFRAPTLRNIAKSAPYMHDGSVATLSEVLDIYAAGGRVIVQGAYQGDGRAHPEKSQFVRKFAMTAQEKADLLAFLHTLTDEAFLTNPNFAKPSNKDK; translated from the coding sequence ATGAAAAAGCCACTAATCATATTATTGCTGTTATTTCTTGCAAGCTGCTCGCAAGAGCATCAAGGTACGCCGTATCAATGGCCTGTTATTGATGGCTTTCCTAAACCGCAAGTACCAAAAGATAACCCGATGACGGTTGAAAAAGTTGAGCTTGGCCGACATCTTTTCTATGAAAAGCAACTATCATTCAATCAAAAGCAATCTTGTGCCGGCTGTCATCAACAAGATGTAGCATTTGGTGAAAGTATTCCAGTTTCCATTGGCTCTACAGGACAATATCACCGTAGAAACTCGCAAGCCTTAGTTAATGTTGCCTACAATAAAACCCTTACTTGGTCTCATGACGGTATAACCAGTCTAGAGCAGCAAATACTATTACCTATGTTTGGCGAAGACCCTATTGAGCTTGGCATTACCGGCCATGAAAATGAAATTCTTGCCCGCTTTAGGCAAGGTAAATATCCAGCACTCTTTGAGCAAGCTTTCCCAGGGCAAGCTATTAGCTATGAGAATATTGTTAAAGCACTGGCTAGCTTTGTCCGTAGCCTTATTAGCCTGAACTCACCCTTTGATCGCTACGCTTACTATGGCGAAGATGATGCTATATCTGCATCAGCCCTTAAAGGCATGGAGTTATTTTTTTCCGAACGCTTTGAATGCCACCACTGCCATGGTGGATTTAACTTTACCCAATCAACTAGCCATGAAAAACAACTCATTGATAGACGACCATTTCACAATACCGGCCTTTACAATAGCAAAGCCGAGCAAGGCTACCCGAAAAAAGATAAAGGCTTAGCAGAAATTACTACCTTAGCGCGAGATGACGGCAGGTTCAGAGCGCCAACGCTAAGAAACATAGCTAAATCTGCACCTTATATGCACGATGGTAGTGTTGCCACCTTAAGTGAAGTGTTAGATATTTATGCCGCAGGTGGCCGAGTAATAGTTCAAGGAGCTTATCAAGGAGATGGTAGAGCACACCCAGAAAAAAGCCAATTTGTGCGCAAGTTTGCTATGACAGCGCAAGAAAAAGCCGACTTACTCGCTTTTTTACATACCCTAACCGATGAAGCGTTTTTAACAAATCCTAACTTTGCTAAACCTAGCAACAAAGACAAATAA
- a CDS encoding MbnP family copper-binding protein, producing the protein MRSIITWLFCCISLLGCSEQNTAKISISPQVNNAVFNCQSAIQQDSKSWQLAQLFLFAHNIKYQDQDNNWHTLKLADNKYQSQQVALLGVDCEDTDEQNWQLALQDNIATEDMQAIRITIGVPFALNHVNPLSQDSPLNVPNMFWVWQTGHKFVRMEMNASDDGYWLFHLGSTGCSSASSLRAPNSPCLYPNTFTIDLSKAANHHFELAIDSWFQGLIFDDDSSCQSHKDNPYCQQIFDNLNINYTAVAQ; encoded by the coding sequence ATGCGCAGTATTATAACTTGGCTTTTTTGTTGTATCTCTTTACTTGGCTGTAGCGAACAAAACACAGCTAAAATATCCATTAGCCCACAAGTAAACAACGCAGTATTTAACTGTCAGTCAGCCATTCAACAAGACAGTAAATCCTGGCAACTTGCCCAGTTATTTTTGTTTGCCCATAACATCAAATATCAAGACCAAGATAACAACTGGCACACGCTAAAACTTGCCGATAACAAGTATCAAAGCCAACAAGTAGCCCTTTTAGGTGTAGATTGCGAAGACACTGACGAGCAAAACTGGCAACTAGCTCTGCAAGACAATATCGCCACGGAAGATATGCAAGCAATCCGTATAACCATAGGTGTCCCTTTTGCTTTAAACCATGTCAATCCACTCAGCCAAGACAGCCCTTTAAATGTACCCAACATGTTTTGGGTCTGGCAAACCGGGCATAAGTTTGTTCGCATGGAAATGAATGCCAGTGATGATGGCTACTGGTTATTTCATTTAGGCTCAACTGGTTGCTCTTCTGCCAGTTCATTACGCGCGCCTAACTCACCATGCCTATATCCCAATACTTTTACTATTGATTTAAGCAAAGCCGCTAACCATCACTTTGAACTAGCAATCGACAGCTGGTTTCAAGGGTTAATCTTTGACGATGACAGCAGTTGCCAGTCACATAAAGACAACCCATATTGCCAACAAATATTTGATAACTTAAATATTAACTATACCGCGGTCGCGCAATGA
- a CDS encoding tyrosine-type recombinase/integrase: MDNKFSFIKSKLEAIKPEKSKKRYYDTQISELVLIVHPSGKKKFTVRKKQSGKEYNVSLGEFPTMTIANARKQAIEELNTINQGVNPNAKRKQSELELITLNQVLADYFKHKPLAPKTVISYQSLIDNYFDDWKSKPLLSLQEEDIKTIHREASANSKSQADGAMRVLRAIFNFASFEYRDINNNAIFESNPVKVLSHLRSWNKVDRKTSRIKQTDLKDWFHAIRETRKKAALHRNNFTIGVCDFLEICLLTGLRKQELLNLTWDRVDFKERSFYIDKTKNGDPLELPISSYIGTILKRRKDVRSNSTFVFDADNELGQIREPKKVIKSIVEMSEINFTLHDLRRTFTSIAESLNIGTYTLKRLTNHKTKRDDVTAGYTILTPEELREPAQRIEDKLLILAGIKQQKDNIDLLLNQATSELSEKEKRELLFKLAEVKHLKSL; the protein is encoded by the coding sequence ATGGATAATAAGTTCTCATTCATCAAATCTAAGCTTGAAGCAATCAAGCCAGAGAAGAGCAAGAAACGTTATTATGATACTCAAATATCAGAGTTAGTATTAATTGTTCATCCCTCAGGAAAGAAAAAGTTTACTGTTAGAAAAAAGCAAAGTGGAAAGGAATATAATGTTTCATTAGGAGAGTTCCCCACTATGACTATTGCTAATGCAAGAAAGCAAGCAATAGAAGAGCTAAATACAATTAATCAAGGTGTAAACCCTAATGCTAAACGTAAGCAATCAGAACTAGAACTTATAACACTAAATCAAGTATTAGCTGATTACTTTAAGCATAAGCCCTTGGCTCCGAAAACTGTTATTAGTTATCAATCTTTAATCGATAACTACTTTGATGATTGGAAATCAAAACCCCTCCTAAGCCTTCAAGAAGAAGATATAAAAACGATTCATCGGGAAGCTTCGGCCAATAGCAAATCTCAAGCAGATGGTGCTATGAGAGTCCTCAGGGCAATTTTCAACTTTGCATCGTTTGAATATAGAGACATTAACAACAATGCCATTTTCGAATCCAATCCAGTAAAAGTATTAAGTCACTTAAGATCTTGGAATAAAGTTGACCGAAAAACCTCAAGAATAAAACAGACTGACCTTAAGGACTGGTTTCATGCCATCAGAGAAACCAGAAAAAAAGCTGCTTTACACAGAAATAACTTTACCATTGGTGTGTGTGACTTTTTAGAAATATGTTTGTTAACAGGGCTACGAAAGCAGGAACTTCTTAACCTCACTTGGGATAGAGTCGACTTTAAAGAAAGGTCTTTTTATATTGATAAGACTAAGAACGGTGATCCACTTGAGCTGCCAATCTCAAGCTATATAGGAACAATCTTAAAGAGGCGAAAAGACGTTAGAAGTAACTCAACATTTGTTTTCGATGCTGATAATGAATTGGGGCAAATCAGAGAACCTAAAAAGGTCATAAAAAGTATAGTTGAAATGTCAGAAATCAATTTCACTTTACATGATCTTCGAAGAACATTTACTTCTATTGCTGAAAGTTTAAATATAGGTACTTATACATTGAAGCGGCTAACCAATCATAAAACTAAACGAGATGATGTTACTGCTGGCTACACGATACTAACGCCTGAAGAATTGAGAGAGCCAGCTCAACGGATAGAGGATAAACTCCTTATCCTTGCAGGAATAAAACAACAAAAAGATAATATTGATTTACTGTTAAACCAAGCTACATCAGAGCTAAGCGAAAAAGAAAAAAGAGAGTTGCTATTTAAATTAGCAGAAGTAAAACATTTAAAGAGTTTATAA
- a CDS encoding S9 family peptidase, with product MVRNAVLLLTCASLGACSIVVEKDSAAGANKPQVTEADYQRAEMYLPKNVKNMVRNLAVEPNWIGKGNHFWFSEKDKAGNQSYYKVIPESGTVAPLFDHQKVKASLSHDDKDNFSLAIQEVDLTANSLAISYQKQTYTCDLKVSSCQKTDKDTDEKPAYSSPDGKYSLSMKDWNIYLTDNASKETVQLTFDGTEGYPYAVRNESPKRSYAKGPGSTEPRLSVYWAPNSKTVLTHRMNREKVGKLHLIQASHEDGLRPRLYSYYYPLAGDKHTPEGDIISVDVASKKVTKVAAPKLLQTYYGGPIWGWWEDNNRFYFYEQARAKKRMSFHEYNPENHKVRLVVEDTSEQFIDPWAQDAWVLPESDEIIWTSQRDGNQQYYLYELSTGKLKNKITQCQCYVRVYRALDKEKRELYFEASGGIDGRDPYFRHLYKVNLDGTNQQLLTPEPLEHSTRISPDFNYFVDIASDAQTVPATKLRSTIDGKVITTLGTPDVTELMATGWQPPEPFEVLADDGKTKLYGLMYKPSNFDANKQYPVIDATYTGPHGFFTPKSFWTYFQQAQSLAELGFVVIKMDGRGTSKRDRDFHLVAYKNLAGGVDDHVDAIKSLASKHSYLDVNRVGIFGFSAGGYDTAQAMFRHADFFKVGVAASGNHDFRTDKTGWNETWLGYPVAKHWDEQTNLNPESVAKLKGKLLLAHGELDDNVNPAATIQLVDKLIQANKDFDLMIYPNLDHFLNDSDYFIRKRWDYFVEHLLGAEPVKEYQFQLNK from the coding sequence ATGGTTAGAAATGCCGTTTTGTTATTAACATGTGCAAGTTTAGGTGCGTGTTCAATTGTTGTTGAAAAAGATAGCGCTGCTGGAGCGAATAAGCCGCAGGTAACTGAAGCCGACTATCAACGTGCAGAAATGTACTTGCCTAAAAATGTCAAAAACATGGTGCGTAATTTGGCGGTTGAGCCAAACTGGATTGGCAAAGGTAATCACTTTTGGTTTAGTGAAAAAGATAAAGCTGGTAATCAAAGCTACTATAAGGTGATACCTGAATCTGGTACGGTTGCGCCTTTGTTTGATCATCAAAAAGTTAAAGCGTCATTATCGCACGATGACAAAGATAACTTTTCTTTAGCTATTCAAGAAGTTGATTTAACGGCTAACTCATTAGCTATTAGCTATCAAAAACAAACTTATACTTGCGATCTTAAGGTAAGTAGCTGCCAAAAAACTGATAAAGATACAGATGAAAAACCAGCTTACTCTTCGCCGGATGGTAAATACTCGCTTTCAATGAAAGATTGGAATATCTACTTAACTGATAATGCCAGCAAAGAAACGGTACAATTAACTTTTGACGGTACTGAAGGCTATCCCTATGCGGTACGTAATGAAAGCCCGAAAAGATCTTATGCTAAAGGCCCTGGCTCTACTGAACCTAGATTAAGCGTTTACTGGGCACCGAACAGTAAAACCGTGCTTACTCATCGTATGAATCGTGAAAAAGTCGGTAAGTTACATTTAATTCAGGCAAGCCATGAAGATGGTTTACGTCCTCGTTTATATAGTTATTACTATCCTTTAGCTGGCGATAAGCATACCCCGGAAGGTGATATTATTTCGGTTGATGTGGCAAGCAAAAAAGTAACTAAGGTTGCTGCACCTAAATTGTTGCAAACCTATTATGGCGGCCCAATATGGGGCTGGTGGGAAGACAATAATCGCTTTTATTTTTATGAACAAGCGCGTGCGAAAAAGCGTATGAGTTTTCATGAATACAATCCAGAGAATCATAAGGTTCGTTTAGTGGTTGAAGATACCTCTGAGCAATTTATTGATCCTTGGGCGCAAGATGCTTGGGTGTTACCTGAATCGGATGAAATCATTTGGACAAGCCAGCGTGATGGTAATCAGCAATATTATTTATATGAGCTGTCAACGGGTAAGCTGAAAAACAAAATCACTCAATGTCAGTGCTATGTGCGTGTTTATCGTGCCCTAGATAAAGAAAAGCGTGAATTATACTTTGAAGCCTCTGGCGGCATTGATGGTAGAGACCCATATTTTCGTCACCTATATAAGGTGAACCTTGATGGTACTAACCAACAGTTATTAACGCCTGAGCCATTAGAGCATAGCACGCGTATTTCGCCAGATTTTAACTATTTTGTTGATATTGCTTCAGATGCGCAAACCGTCCCTGCAACTAAGCTAAGAAGTACCATTGATGGCAAAGTGATTACCACTCTAGGTACGCCTGATGTTACTGAGTTAATGGCAACAGGTTGGCAACCACCAGAGCCGTTTGAAGTGCTAGCTGATGATGGCAAAACTAAGTTGTATGGTTTGATGTATAAACCAAGCAATTTTGATGCAAACAAGCAGTACCCAGTTATTGATGCCACTTATACTGGCCCTCATGGCTTCTTTACACCGAAGTCCTTTTGGACTTACTTTCAGCAAGCGCAATCGTTAGCAGAGCTTGGCTTTGTTGTGATTAAAATGGATGGCCGCGGTACCAGTAAGCGCGATCGTGATTTCCATTTAGTTGCTTATAAAAACTTAGCGGGTGGCGTTGATGATCACGTTGATGCCATTAAATCGTTAGCGAGCAAGCACAGTTATTTAGATGTTAATCGTGTTGGCATTTTTGGTTTCTCTGCCGGTGGTTATGATACTGCACAGGCGATGTTTAGACATGCTGACTTCTTTAAAGTGGGTGTGGCTGCATCAGGTAATCATGATTTTAGAACCGATAAAACTGGTTGGAATGAAACTTGGTTAGGCTACCCTGTTGCTAAACATTGGGATGAGCAAACTAATTTAAACCCAGAAAGCGTTGCCAAGCTTAAGGGGAAGTTATTACTCGCTCATGGTGAGTTAGATGATAACGTTAACCCGGCTGCGACTATTCAGTTAGTTGATAAGTTAATACAAGCTAATAAAGATTTTGATTTAATGATTTACCCAAATTTAGATCATTTCTTAAACGACAGTGATTACTTTATTCGTAAACGTTGGGATTACTTTGTTGAGCATTTATTAGGGGCTGAGCCAGTAAAAGAGTATCAATTTCAATTGAATAAGTAA